In the genome of Candida dubliniensis CD36 chromosome 3, complete sequence, the window tcGTTAGTTCGGATTAACTAGGAATAACACAGGGTTTTGATATTCATTAAAATCTTTATTCCAATTACCTTCGctttataaattgatatGAATGACCTATAAAAGTGTTGTGTTCATAACCTTTCTCAACTTCCAATAGCAATTGAATAACAAATTAAGTTTGTCTTGACCgtcattttattatttgttcaGCCTCTCCTATTTTAATGTCGCTCCCCAGTAAAAGTCGCAACCATTAAGTTTTACTAGAACAATcgaaaccaaaaaaaaaaaaaagaaatttaaaTATCACAGAATTTGCGCTACCAACAATGAACTTATCTACTgtcattgttattgttgtagCTATTAAAGTTGACTGCTGCATATCTCACTATATCTAAAACCTGTCTGTGTAAACATGAAGTAAACAGTGCAAAGTTGTATTGAATTACAATGAGTAAAAAGGAAAAGTCCCAAACAAGAGCACAAGAGAAGAATGCCAACAGTGATCCATTATGACACTGCAAAAAGACTGAATGCAAAAACTACCATTATATTAAACATTATTCATAACCACGTAAATcaaagagagagaaaaagaaaaagcaacagcaacaactatattatattatattaaaaaatagGAGATAATTGGTGTGGGTTAGTGATGGTCAGCGAAGTGTTCGGTGGGCTTGAATTGGTTGCGATGGGTTGATATGCGGTTGGTTGTTTTAGTAAACTATCCATATTATTAGCATAGGTAAGACCAGCAGTGCCATGAGCAGTATTGAACATGccattattgttgatatattcattttcattatgGCTATGATGCTCGCTTATCGATCTGAGTCGCACAAGTGGTGGTGTTGCAGAACGTCGTGgtgcttgttgttgttgttgttctcgGGCAGACTGCTCTTGTTCCACTTGTAATATATCCACACCATCCAAACTAGTTCTTTTTAACCCTGGAACCAACATGTCTGTTCTTAATTTATGGATGTTAACTCTATAATTGTTCAACTCTTCTGGTGCTTCCAATAACGATATGATTTTGTTGACTTTATGGCGTATTGGTTCTTTGTATGTGGATGGGTACGGTATGCGCAGTAAGGGGGAAATTACTTGATTGCAATCTTTTAGTAGccaatcaataaattgcACCGAACCATTCTGTAAAAGGTATAGTA includes:
- a CDS encoding epsin-like protein, putative (Similar to S. cerevisiae ENT4;~contains an ENTH (Epsin N-Terminal Homology) domain (Pfam: PF01417), found in proteins involved in endocytosis and cytoskeletal machinery, although the function of the domain itself is unknown), with product MPFVQSLRNLTSSTESKIKSATNNEPLGPYNHELTELASLTFSKKHLSIIISIITKRLKPVLEICPKTINSTGMKRSNTSKLSSTIHRTHSFPRRSKTLPSPDTPSDNSTIKYKQVLEDKVYLSLLKALTVILYLLQNGSVQFIDWLLKDCNQVISPLSRIPYPSTYKEPIRHKVNKIISLLEAPEELNNYRVNIHKLRTDMLVPGLKRTSLDGVDILQVEQEQSAREQQQQQAPRRSATPPLVRLRSISEHHSHNENEYINNNGMFNTAHGTAGLTYANNMDSLLKQPTAYQPIATNSSPPNTSSTITNPHQLSPIF